The Geotalea uraniireducens Rf4 genome window below encodes:
- a CDS encoding GNAT family N-acetyltransferase: protein MKIEQATADDAVEILALQKLAYLSEAELYNDFTIPPLTQTLGEITAEFPRRVFLKAVEGGKIIGSVQGFEVGDTCQVGRLMVHPERQGEGIGTRLMAAIEAAFADVEQFELFTGHKSVANIRLYERLGYSVFRTEAVTPALTLVFMEKRIHRGKTV from the coding sequence ATGAAAATAGAACAAGCAACCGCCGATGATGCCGTCGAGATTCTGGCGTTGCAGAAGCTGGCCTATCTGAGCGAGGCGGAGCTCTACAACGACTTCACCATCCCGCCCCTCACCCAGACCTTGGGCGAGATTACCGCCGAGTTTCCACGTCGCGTATTTCTCAAGGCGGTTGAGGGGGGAAAGATCATCGGTTCAGTGCAAGGGTTTGAGGTCGGCGACACCTGTCAAGTCGGCCGGCTCATGGTCCATCCCGAACGGCAGGGAGAAGGGATCGGCACTCGCCTCATGGCAGCCATCGAGGCGGCTTTTGCCGATGTCGAACAGTTCGAGCTCTTCACCGGCCATAAAAGCGTTGCCAACATCCGCCTGTACGAACGGCTCGGCTACAGTGTTTTCCGGACCGAGGCGGTGACTCCGGCGCTCACGCTCGTTTTCATGGAGAAGCGGATACATCGCGGCAAGACCGTATGA
- a CDS encoding YbaK/EbsC family protein, protein MDSGEGETAFRRLAEIVERSGVPFILHAHAATRTVEDAEKNLSFEVVRIVKTVAFRTRNGGLVLAALRGTRRVDYPRLAALVGFNRRDLASLSPEEVRELLGVEPGSVSPLPLREDVTVLIDDDVLTIVPTIYCGIGRSDRTLEIAPADLARLTGGRIGAFSR, encoded by the coding sequence ATGGATTCGGGGGAAGGGGAGACGGCTTTTCGGCGCCTGGCGGAGATTGTCGAGCGGAGCGGCGTCCCGTTCATCCTTCACGCGCACGCAGCGACGCGGACGGTGGAGGATGCGGAGAAAAACCTGTCGTTCGAGGTGGTGCGGATAGTCAAGACCGTGGCGTTTCGCACCCGCAACGGCGGACTTGTTCTGGCTGCACTCCGGGGGACCAGAAGGGTCGATTATCCACGGCTCGCGGCTCTCGTCGGCTTCAACCGCCGCGACCTTGCTTCCCTCTCGCCGGAGGAGGTACGGGAACTCCTCGGGGTCGAGCCGGGGAGCGTTTCACCGCTCCCGCTCCGGGAAGATGTTACTGTTCTCATCGATGATGACGTGCTGACGATTGTGCCGACCATCTACTGCGGTATCGGCCGCTCTGACCGGACCCTGGAGATAGCGCCCGCTGATCTTGCAAGGCTGACCGGTGGGCGGATAGGTGCTTTTTCGCGGTAG
- a CDS encoding DUF6624 domain-containing protein — protein MNKELHDELLSMQHEDQRVLQELVDSGELGTVEYHPRIKEVHERNNVRIKQIVEQYGWPGISLAGKEGAEAAWLVVQHAVLDTEFMGVCLALLGEAVRNGEAEGVHFAYLQDRVLIMSGRPQIYGTQHDVDENGTAFPLPIENPSEVDYLRREMGLGTLAEATSRIQEMSNTIRRNREADRFNKDIAR, from the coding sequence TTGAACAAAGAACTTCACGATGAGCTTCTTTCGATGCAGCATGAAGACCAGAGAGTATTGCAGGAGCTGGTCGATAGTGGCGAATTAGGTACGGTCGAATACCATCCGAGAATCAAGGAAGTTCACGAGCGAAACAATGTGCGTATAAAGCAAATCGTCGAACAATATGGATGGCCGGGGATCAGTCTGGCAGGCAAGGAGGGTGCAGAAGCGGCATGGCTCGTCGTCCAGCATGCGGTGCTTGATACTGAATTTATGGGGGTATGTCTGGCACTTCTCGGAGAGGCCGTAAGAAACGGAGAAGCGGAAGGCGTGCACTTCGCCTATCTGCAAGACAGAGTGCTGATTATGTCCGGAAGGCCGCAAATCTATGGTACACAGCATGATGTAGATGAAAATGGAACTGCCTTCCCTTTGCCGATAGAGAACCCATCTGAAGTCGACTATTTACGGAGGGAGATGGGATTGGGCACTCTCGCGGAAGCGACAAGCCGAATACAGGAGATGTCCAATACCATTCGTCGTAACCGTGAGGCTGACAGGTTCAATAAGGACATTGCGCGCTGA
- a CDS encoding class IV adenylate cyclase, with protein sequence MARNIEIKARIENVEAIIPKAAALADKGPIEILQDDTFFTCPNGRLKLRAFSSTEGELIFYRRPDQAGPKESFYLISPTSAPDVLRESLSLAYGQVGRVRKHRTLFLAGRTRIHLDRVEDLGHFLELEVVLSDGEAMETGKEIAQDLIGKLGIASIQLIEGAYVDLLDQTAPDHVK encoded by the coding sequence ATGGCCAGGAATATCGAAATAAAGGCACGCATCGAGAATGTAGAAGCTATAATTCCAAAGGCAGCCGCACTTGCGGACAAAGGGCCAATCGAGATACTGCAAGACGATACGTTTTTTACTTGCCCGAACGGCAGGCTGAAGCTTCGTGCTTTTTCCTCCACAGAGGGCGAGCTTATCTTCTATCGACGCCCCGATCAGGCAGGGCCTAAAGAATCGTTCTATCTCATCTCTCCAACATCTGCACCAGATGTACTTAGAGAGTCTTTATCGCTGGCTTATGGTCAAGTCGGGCGTGTACGCAAACACCGTACCTTGTTCCTTGCCGGCAGAACACGCATTCATCTCGATAGAGTTGAAGATCTGGGGCACTTCCTCGAGTTGGAGGTCGTCTTGTCGGATGGCGAAGCCATGGAAACCGGCAAAGAGATTGCGCAAGATCTGATCGGAAAGCTGGGTATTGCATCAATTCAACTCATTGAAGGGGCGTATGTCGATCTGCTTGACCAAACTGCGCCTGATCATGTCAAATAA
- a CDS encoding DUF169 domain-containing protein — MESRIAKELKLRHEPVAIIFTDEKPEGVLQFTEGRWGCVVAMMTAAAKGKTAVFDRSTAGCMGGKVGLCFGNTYPDVPGGIENFLSTGTPGREGEAYKKSPELAKSYADQLPFADIPEKYVIFKPLANVGPARETPQVVCMYTNPDQLSALVVLANYGRPGADNVIIPFSAGCHTICLLPYHEGQQERPRAVVGLTDITARPYIDADLLSFSVSWGMFLEMESNISGSFLEKHQWQKVRERISFAAKPAV, encoded by the coding sequence ATGGAGAGCAGAATCGCCAAGGAATTGAAGCTCCGGCATGAGCCGGTGGCTATCATCTTCACCGACGAAAAGCCAGAAGGTGTGCTCCAGTTCACCGAGGGGCGCTGGGGGTGCGTGGTGGCCATGATGACAGCGGCGGCGAAGGGAAAAACGGCGGTGTTCGACCGCAGCACGGCCGGCTGCATGGGGGGCAAGGTGGGGCTCTGCTTCGGCAATACCTACCCGGATGTCCCGGGCGGGATCGAAAATTTCCTCTCCACAGGGACCCCCGGCCGAGAGGGGGAGGCGTACAAGAAAAGCCCGGAGTTGGCGAAGAGCTATGCCGACCAGCTTCCCTTTGCCGACATCCCGGAGAAGTATGTGATTTTCAAGCCGCTGGCAAATGTGGGCCCGGCGAGAGAAACACCCCAGGTGGTCTGCATGTACACAAACCCGGACCAACTGTCGGCCCTGGTAGTACTGGCAAACTACGGCAGGCCGGGCGCCGATAACGTCATCATCCCTTTCAGCGCAGGATGCCATACCATCTGCCTGCTTCCGTACCATGAGGGACAGCAGGAGCGCCCGCGGGCGGTGGTGGGGTTGACCGATATTACCGCTCGCCCCTATATAGACGCGGACCTTCTTTCATTCAGCGTTTCATGGGGCATGTTCCTGGAGATGGAATCCAACATCTCCGGTAGTTTCCTGGAAAAACATCAATGGCAAAAGGTGCGGGAGCGGATCTCGTTTGCCGCGAAACCGGCTGTATAA
- a CDS encoding transglutaminase-like domain-containing protein has translation MNPESKNLDDYLISDAIVDWKTPHVRQTALELTRSIPDEVDKARCLYEWVRDTIPHTNDAGLEIVTCTASEVLHHGTGICFSKSHLLAAFLRAVNIPAGFCYQVLRFNPPVNNELVLHGLNGIYLSSLGKWIQVDARGNTRGINAQFSIVNEQLAFPMEDSAGEFIYDTLFAAPVSNVVSKLKKYDSRRELWLDLPKAFENKNA, from the coding sequence ATGAACCCGGAATCTAAGAATTTGGATGACTATCTGATTTCAGATGCAATCGTGGACTGGAAAACGCCGCATGTCCGGCAGACAGCCTTGGAACTTACACGGTCGATACCCGATGAAGTTGACAAGGCCCGCTGTTTGTACGAATGGGTCAGAGATACCATTCCTCATACCAATGATGCCGGACTGGAAATAGTGACATGTACCGCGAGTGAAGTGCTTCATCATGGTACTGGTATTTGTTTTTCGAAGAGCCATCTCCTGGCGGCTTTTCTGCGGGCTGTCAATATCCCGGCCGGTTTTTGCTACCAGGTTTTACGGTTTAATCCGCCGGTTAATAATGAGCTTGTATTGCATGGCCTTAACGGCATCTACCTCTCCAGCCTTGGCAAATGGATACAAGTGGATGCGCGGGGCAATACAAGGGGGATCAATGCCCAATTCAGTATCGTTAACGAGCAGCTCGCATTTCCCATGGAAGATTCGGCGGGTGAATTCATCTACGATACGTTATTCGCTGCACCGGTAAGTAATGTGGTTAGTAAGCTGAAAAAGTATGATAGCAGAAGAGAGCTGTGGTTGGATCTGCCAAAAGCCTTTGAAAATAAGAACGCATAG
- a CDS encoding EFR1 family ferrodoxin (N-terminal region resembles flavodoxins. C-terminal ferrodoxin region binds two 4Fe-4S clusters.), whose protein sequence is MNTVIYYYTGTGNSLWTARAFAEKLGDTELVPMHRMNHGSHSSKADMVGLVFPVHIWGVPRLVRNFLQSMGKRPGVYYFAVAVNGGQVSRTLIQLKELMAKDGLTLSAGFDIKFPSNYIPWGGPGPVEVQRKLFNAATEKIKVAALYISNRKSGLIEKGPLWQRVLFTGLYKMTYNLVKTLDNSFHIDGTCTSCGICERACPVKNITLEAGRPLWHGSCEQCLACIQWCPEECIQYGKKTKNYERYHHPEVKVEDILRELISKRDFRWQGARVNDIVFHKVE, encoded by the coding sequence ATGAATACAGTCATCTACTATTATACCGGCACCGGCAATTCCCTCTGGACAGCGCGTGCCTTCGCTGAAAAGCTCGGCGACACGGAGCTCGTACCGATGCACCGGATGAATCACGGCTCGCACAGCAGCAAAGCCGATATGGTCGGTCTCGTCTTTCCGGTCCACATCTGGGGCGTCCCGAGGCTTGTGCGTAATTTTCTTCAATCGATGGGAAAGCGACCCGGTGTCTATTATTTCGCCGTTGCGGTTAACGGCGGGCAGGTATCGCGCACCCTCATTCAGCTCAAGGAGCTCATGGCCAAGGACGGCCTCACTCTTTCCGCCGGGTTCGACATTAAATTTCCGAGCAATTATATTCCTTGGGGAGGGCCGGGTCCGGTGGAGGTGCAGCGGAAACTATTCAACGCGGCGACGGAGAAAATCAAGGTCGCGGCATTGTATATCTCAAACCGGAAGTCGGGACTCATAGAGAAGGGCCCCTTGTGGCAGAGAGTGCTTTTCACCGGATTATACAAGATGACCTACAACCTCGTGAAGACGTTGGACAATAGCTTTCATATCGATGGCACGTGCACCTCCTGCGGCATCTGCGAGAGGGCTTGCCCCGTGAAGAACATCACGTTGGAAGCGGGAAGACCCCTCTGGCACGGCAGCTGTGAACAGTGCCTCGCCTGCATCCAGTGGTGCCCCGAAGAATGCATTCAGTATGGAAAGAAGACGAAGAACTACGAACGGTACCATCACCCTGAGGTGAAGGTGGAAGATATTTTACGAGAACTCATATCAAAGCGAGATTTTCGATGGCAGGGGGCGCGAGTGAATGACATTGTTTTTCATAAGGTCGAATAG
- the lspA gene encoding signal peptidase II: MNPVKRTLLIAPVLLSCVGCDQVTKNIARHGLANSEPIAFLNNIFRLQYAENPGAFLSLGAGSPENIRFWVFTFFTGIFLACMLVYLLVSPNNSKVKMISLSLVVGGGIGNLIDRIFNDGCVIDFMNIGIGSLRTGVFNVADIAISFGVVWLFAISFKASKKKPAL; this comes from the coding sequence ATGAATCCGGTAAAAAGAACTTTATTGATTGCGCCTGTGTTGCTCTCCTGTGTCGGATGTGACCAGGTAACCAAAAACATTGCCCGGCATGGTCTGGCAAATTCAGAACCAATCGCTTTCTTAAACAATATATTTCGTTTGCAGTATGCCGAGAATCCCGGGGCTTTTCTCAGCCTTGGGGCCGGTTCACCCGAGAACATAAGATTCTGGGTATTCACCTTTTTTACTGGGATATTTCTGGCATGCATGCTCGTTTACCTTCTGGTTTCCCCGAATAATTCTAAAGTAAAAATGATTTCCCTTTCCCTTGTGGTCGGAGGCGGTATCGGGAACTTGATTGACCGTATTTTCAACGACGGGTGCGTCATCGACTTTATGAATATAGGCATAGGCTCATTGCGTACCGGGGTCTTTAATGTTGCCGATATTGCGATTTCATTTGGCGTTGTTTGGCTCTTCGCCATTTCTTTCAAAGCTTCAAAAAAGAAGCCGGCCCTTTAA
- a CDS encoding metal-sensitive transcriptional regulator: protein MNGTSQKRLATRVKRIAGQVGGIERMLEDKRYCVDILNQIAAVRSALDALGIELLTRHLEMCVLGHGSGSEHETAKPMTQQELLDEVKTALSRFLK, encoded by the coding sequence ATGAACGGTACATCACAGAAAAGGCTGGCGACGCGGGTCAAGCGCATCGCCGGACAGGTGGGGGGGATAGAGCGGATGCTGGAAGACAAACGCTATTGCGTGGATATCCTTAACCAGATTGCGGCCGTGCGCTCGGCCCTGGATGCCCTGGGCATCGAGTTGCTCACCAGGCATCTGGAGATGTGCGTGCTGGGGCATGGCAGCGGCTCGGAACATGAAACCGCCAAGCCTATGACGCAGCAGGAACTTCTTGATGAAGTCAAAACCGCGCTGTCGCGGTTTCTGAAGTAA
- a CDS encoding heavy metal translocating P-type ATPase has protein sequence MQKAAFAITGMSCVNCAARIEKALGETAGISRASVNFAMEELLVEFDDAVITSGAIEEKVTKLGYGIRAKGGAGELRFGVMGLHCASCVNNLEKKLLAAPGVTAAVVNLAQESAFVRFDPSTIAPAEICAVVTAAGYQPVPEGAAKEDEAKTYRNQRNWFMASLLLSLPIMLTMGVHHIRAVGWMNLVLASIVQFTAGLTFYRGSFYALKSRSANMDVLVALGTSAAYFYSLFAFFGAFGEHGGEVFFETSAMLIAFIRLGKYLEARARGKAGEALKKLLRLQADKARLITDEGEKEVPASMVRVGDLLLVRPGETIPTDGEIVEGSTSVDESMVTGESVPADKVAGDAVTGATINRTGLIRVRATRVGEETLLSQIVKMVQEAQGDKAPIQRFADRVSGVFVPVVVALALLTFGLWYALLNEPFLFAFKLVIAVVVIACPCAMGLATPTAIMVGSGVGLSRGILIKRGSVLENISRLQAILLDKTGTLTEGRPTLTDVVVAKAVDEGRFLECLASAESQSTHPLAQAAVQGATARGIAPGPVSDYREKGGFGVACTFGGMQLMAGSARLLEEAGISVASLEASALRLAEEGKSLIYVAAGERLLGIAALADRLKASSAAAVVEMRRLGIKTFMITGDQRAVAAAIARQVGVDGFEAEVLPDRKQQVVKEYQEKGLSVGMVGDGINDAPALARADIGIAIGGGTDVAKETGDVILVRDDLMDAVRAIRLGRATLAKIKQNLFWALFYNILGIPIAAGVLYYPLGITLKPEFAGLAMAFSSVSVVTNSLLLKRVRNKL, from the coding sequence ATGCAAAAAGCTGCATTCGCTATCACCGGCATGTCGTGCGTCAATTGCGCGGCCAGGATCGAGAAGGCGCTCGGAGAGACCGCCGGCATCAGCCGGGCTTCCGTTAACTTCGCCATGGAGGAGTTGCTGGTAGAGTTCGACGACGCTGTCATCACTAGCGGGGCGATCGAGGAGAAGGTCACGAAGCTCGGGTACGGCATCAGGGCCAAGGGGGGCGCAGGGGAGCTCCGCTTCGGCGTCATGGGGCTGCACTGCGCCTCGTGCGTAAACAACCTGGAGAAAAAGCTCCTCGCCGCGCCTGGTGTGACTGCGGCGGTGGTTAATCTGGCGCAGGAGTCGGCCTTTGTCCGCTTCGATCCATCAACCATCGCCCCGGCGGAGATTTGTGCCGTGGTGACCGCAGCCGGCTACCAGCCGGTTCCGGAAGGGGCGGCAAAGGAGGACGAGGCAAAGACATACCGGAACCAGCGCAACTGGTTCATGGCGAGCCTCCTCCTCTCCCTCCCCATTATGCTCACCATGGGTGTGCACCACATCCGGGCCGTCGGGTGGATGAACCTGGTGCTGGCCTCCATCGTCCAGTTCACGGCCGGGCTCACCTTCTACCGCGGCTCCTTCTACGCCCTTAAAAGCCGCAGCGCCAACATGGACGTGCTGGTGGCCCTTGGGACATCGGCGGCCTACTTCTATTCCCTGTTTGCCTTCTTCGGCGCCTTCGGCGAACATGGCGGCGAGGTCTTTTTCGAGACCTCGGCCATGCTGATCGCCTTCATCCGCCTCGGCAAGTACCTGGAAGCCAGGGCCCGCGGCAAGGCAGGCGAAGCCCTGAAGAAGCTCCTCAGGCTTCAGGCCGACAAGGCGCGGCTCATCACGGATGAGGGGGAGAAAGAGGTGCCGGCCTCCATGGTGCGGGTTGGCGACCTGCTCCTGGTCCGCCCCGGCGAGACAATCCCCACCGACGGAGAGATCGTGGAGGGAAGCACCAGCGTGGACGAATCCATGGTGACCGGCGAGTCGGTGCCTGCGGATAAGGTGGCAGGAGATGCTGTTACCGGCGCCACCATTAACCGGACCGGTCTTATCCGGGTGCGCGCCACGCGGGTGGGAGAGGAGACGCTCCTTTCCCAGATCGTGAAAATGGTGCAGGAGGCGCAAGGAGACAAGGCGCCGATCCAGCGCTTCGCCGACCGGGTCTCCGGTGTGTTCGTGCCGGTGGTTGTGGCGCTGGCGCTCCTCACCTTCGGCCTATGGTACGCTCTGCTTAACGAGCCGTTCCTCTTCGCCTTCAAGCTTGTCATCGCCGTTGTGGTCATCGCCTGCCCCTGCGCCATGGGGCTTGCCACGCCTACCGCCATCATGGTCGGGAGCGGAGTGGGGCTTTCCCGCGGCATCCTCATCAAACGGGGGTCGGTGCTGGAGAACATCTCCAGACTTCAGGCAATCCTGCTGGACAAGACCGGCACCCTGACCGAGGGGCGTCCGACGCTGACCGACGTGGTTGTAGCGAAGGCCGTGGACGAGGGGAGGTTCCTGGAATGCCTCGCCTCGGCCGAGTCACAGTCGACCCACCCGCTGGCCCAGGCGGCGGTGCAGGGGGCGACGGCGCGGGGAATCGCGCCCGGTCCCGTTTCCGATTACCGTGAAAAAGGGGGATTCGGCGTTGCCTGCACCTTCGGCGGCATGCAGCTTATGGCCGGGAGCGCCCGCCTCCTGGAAGAGGCCGGCATCTCCGTTGCGTCGCTGGAGGCTTCCGCGCTACGGCTTGCCGAAGAGGGGAAATCGCTGATCTATGTGGCGGCGGGCGAGCGGCTCCTCGGCATCGCTGCCCTGGCCGACAGGCTGAAGGCGTCTTCGGCGGCCGCGGTGGTGGAGATGCGGCGCCTCGGGATCAAGACTTTCATGATCACCGGCGACCAGAGGGCCGTGGCCGCTGCCATTGCGCGTCAGGTGGGAGTGGACGGCTTCGAGGCGGAGGTCCTCCCCGACAGGAAGCAGCAGGTGGTGAAGGAGTACCAGGAGAAAGGGCTGTCGGTGGGGATGGTGGGGGACGGCATCAACGACGCCCCTGCCCTGGCCCGGGCCGACATCGGTATCGCCATCGGCGGCGGGACCGACGTGGCCAAGGAAACCGGCGACGTTATCCTGGTGCGCGACGACCTGATGGACGCAGTGCGGGCTATCAGGTTAGGGCGGGCCACGCTGGCGAAGATCAAGCAGAACCTCTTCTGGGCACTCTTCTACAACATCCTCGGCATCCCCATCGCCGCCGGGGTTCTCTACTATCCATTGGGGATCACCCTGAAGCCCGAGTTCGCCGGCCTCGCCATGGCCTTCTCTTCGGTTTCGGTGGTGACCAATTCGCTGCTGCTGAAACGGGTGAGAAATAAGTTGTGA
- a CDS encoding alpha/beta fold hydrolase — translation MRKIFATWFFMMFLAVFVINYDAKAAHFDEKSYEFKQIQEFSHYIPADAGVTLHVKEKVARRLIGQQVSKAIILLHGGGTDHMIYDVPVKGYSLMNFLAEHGYDVYAVDNLGFGASTRPTDGRTISTETSAKQLIAVIRHLQAEKGIGKVDLLGDGTGAWQSVKASMEAPELVGNVILLSGFYFKIGDVAAQILPEQMFLDAPNGYMNFVPQLYPLFISSEPEVMEWVQNYYNETRSFSVGFFLESYRLPVIEDLEKFDKRVLIMNGPGDIASSKADVLELVTKIGSKDISFVYANKVGHIPFIEWNYRYIQQAVIKFLDGQ, via the coding sequence ATGCGTAAGATCTTTGCAACTTGGTTTTTCATGATGTTCCTTGCGGTATTTGTCATCAATTATGATGCAAAGGCCGCCCATTTTGACGAAAAGAGCTATGAATTCAAGCAAATACAAGAGTTCAGCCATTACATTCCTGCCGATGCAGGAGTTACCCTGCATGTTAAGGAAAAAGTGGCGCGCAGGCTTATTGGGCAACAGGTTTCAAAGGCCATTATCCTCCTTCATGGGGGAGGGACGGATCACATGATATACGATGTGCCAGTCAAGGGTTATTCACTCATGAACTTCCTTGCGGAGCACGGCTATGATGTTTATGCCGTCGACAACCTGGGATTCGGGGCAAGCACCCGGCCGACGGACGGCAGAACGATATCCACGGAAACATCGGCAAAACAACTCATTGCCGTCATACGGCACCTGCAGGCTGAGAAAGGGATCGGCAAGGTCGATTTGCTGGGAGATGGGACCGGCGCCTGGCAATCGGTGAAGGCGTCAATGGAAGCTCCTGAACTGGTGGGGAATGTCATCCTTCTGAGCGGTTTCTACTTCAAGATTGGCGATGTGGCGGCGCAAATCCTGCCGGAACAGATGTTTCTCGATGCTCCAAACGGCTACATGAATTTCGTCCCACAACTGTACCCCTTATTCATTTCATCGGAACCAGAAGTCATGGAGTGGGTCCAAAACTATTACAATGAAACCCGCTCGTTCTCCGTTGGATTCTTCCTCGAATCATACCGTCTGCCGGTCATTGAAGATCTGGAAAAATTTGACAAGAGAGTGCTTATTATGAATGGTCCGGGAGATATCGCCTCATCAAAGGCCGATGTCCTCGAATTAGTCACTAAAATCGGCAGCAAGGACATCAGCTTCGTTTATGCGAACAAAGTGGGCCACATTCCTTTCATCGAATGGAATTACCGGTACATTCAACAAGCTGTAATCAAATTTCTCGATGGGCAATAG
- a CDS encoding NAD-dependent epimerase/dehydratase family protein, translating to MDIMKTQLRIGITGCTGALGQRLTELAAAKGHMVRCLVRNTNAAGSDIEIVRGDLLNAESLHEFVKDLDVCIHLAAMVSHASKEQYQAINVTGTENLCNALLLHNPGCRLIHCSTISVLRLRRYLKFLSTNYAISKYYAEKKVTWFQKKKGLKAIIIYPGLIFGPYDSKFIPFIAQSLKKGKVFLVSGGERRAPLIFIDDLCELFLLAAENEKAIGGKYVGVGRLEMGIHDFIRLIAEKTGSPIPWLKFPKWLVFPLAMISEGIYSLLGREKPPALTKRAVDILSINFAHSCDNDLGWQPKTTVFEGVDQAWHWYSENNICL from the coding sequence ATGGACATCATGAAGACACAGCTTCGAATCGGCATAACAGGTTGCACTGGGGCTCTCGGCCAGAGGCTGACAGAATTGGCGGCGGCAAAAGGACACATGGTCAGATGTTTAGTTCGCAATACCAACGCTGCCGGCTCAGACATCGAAATCGTACGAGGAGATCTGCTCAATGCAGAGTCTCTTCATGAATTTGTAAAGGATCTGGATGTCTGCATTCATCTGGCCGCCATGGTCAGTCATGCCTCAAAGGAACAATATCAGGCGATCAATGTAACCGGGACAGAAAATCTCTGCAATGCGCTCTTGCTCCATAATCCCGGTTGCCGCCTCATTCATTGTTCCACCATTTCCGTTTTGCGCCTAAGGAGATACCTGAAATTTTTGAGCACCAATTATGCCATAAGCAAATATTATGCAGAGAAGAAGGTGACGTGGTTCCAGAAGAAGAAAGGGTTAAAGGCTATCATCATCTATCCCGGCCTCATCTTCGGACCTTATGACAGTAAATTCATTCCATTTATCGCCCAAAGCCTGAAAAAAGGCAAAGTATTCCTGGTTTCAGGGGGCGAGCGACGGGCACCGCTGATCTTTATCGACGATCTTTGCGAGCTTTTCTTGCTTGCAGCGGAAAACGAGAAAGCCATCGGCGGCAAATATGTGGGAGTAGGGAGACTTGAAATGGGCATTCACGATTTCATCAGGCTCATTGCCGAAAAGACAGGTTCGCCTATCCCCTGGCTCAAATTCCCGAAATGGCTGGTTTTCCCGTTGGCCATGATTTCAGAAGGAATTTATTCCTTGCTCGGCAGGGAGAAGCCGCCCGCTCTGACAAAGCGGGCAGTCGATATCCTTTCCATCAATTTCGCGCACAGCTGCGACAACGATCTCGGTTGGCAACCTAAGACGACAGTTTTCGAAGGGGTTGATCAGGCATGGCACTGGTATTCTGAAAACAATATCTGTCTGTAA
- a CDS encoding 4-hydroxy-3-methylbut-2-enyl diphosphate reductase has product MEVVTLKNDGRCKWLENKVMHGIFPKMIEHSLRPGAKKMYLIVEWISNDNGRVGVDLKWLKTLGLDVVGSYRDLPNDNNFIVVNTGYDSIVNEEKILKARGVEIVDLPCSFIRKIRTILEKSDGTFQYVLLCEPNHIIIKNYNSIFPKDLILVQMANYKEKIIREQNGKQLALLPYVTFLPSHINEIYDFICHSFPERQSMKYITSCMWISSKASPIVEIESLSEELLEGITDALLIATSGSVNKSLVSLIETIEKKNLQVVMVSSLKEFIAYEKQHRCEKILLVKSPIPNKAENPIIAYIERGYIPALLVVIKDSTLIRLMFLKCYRALVYTRNYINYLFTHKKNMGITWTS; this is encoded by the coding sequence ATGGAAGTTGTAACCCTGAAAAACGACGGGAGATGCAAATGGCTTGAAAATAAGGTAATGCACGGTATTTTCCCCAAAATGATAGAGCACTCTTTGCGCCCCGGCGCCAAGAAGATGTATCTCATCGTTGAGTGGATCAGTAATGACAATGGCAGAGTAGGAGTTGATCTGAAATGGCTGAAGACTCTCGGTCTCGATGTAGTCGGTAGCTACCGCGACCTTCCGAATGACAATAATTTCATAGTCGTCAACACCGGTTACGACTCGATCGTCAATGAGGAAAAAATTTTAAAGGCACGGGGCGTCGAGATAGTGGACCTCCCATGTTCCTTTATTCGAAAAATCAGAACTATTCTCGAGAAATCCGACGGAACTTTCCAATACGTCCTGCTCTGTGAACCAAATCATATTATTATAAAGAACTACAACTCTATTTTTCCGAAAGATCTGATTCTCGTGCAGATGGCTAATTACAAGGAAAAGATTATTCGGGAACAGAATGGGAAACAGCTGGCACTTCTTCCTTACGTTACTTTTTTGCCCTCTCATATCAACGAAATTTATGATTTCATATGCCATTCTTTTCCGGAACGACAGAGTATGAAATACATAACCAGTTGCATGTGGATCAGTAGTAAAGCCAGTCCTATCGTTGAGATCGAAAGCTTGAGCGAAGAATTGCTTGAAGGGATAACAGATGCATTACTTATTGCAACATCTGGTTCAGTAAATAAATCATTAGTTTCCTTAATCGAGACCATTGAAAAAAAAAATTTGCAAGTAGTGATGGTTTCCAGTCTCAAAGAATTTATAGCCTACGAGAAACAACACCGCTGTGAAAAGATTCTGCTGGTAAAGTCTCCGATCCCGAACAAAGCCGAGAATCCAATCATTGCCTATATTGAACGTGGCTACATACCCGCATTGCTTGTCGTCATAAAAGACAGTACCCTGATAAGACTAATGTTTTTAAAATGTTACAGAGCTCTGGTATACACCAGGAACTATATCAATTATCTATTCACCCATAAAAAGAACATGGGGATTACATGGACATCATGA